A stretch of the Lolium perenne isolate Kyuss_39 chromosome 3, Kyuss_2.0, whole genome shotgun sequence genome encodes the following:
- the LOC127339990 gene encoding desmethyl-deoxy-podophyllotoxin synthase, producing MKSTVPYYDLCLCLFLALLLYAVLRAVFSSGTKHPRLRLPPGPWQLPVIGSLHHLLRGLPHRTIRDLSLRHGPLMLLRVCERVAIVVSSAEAVREIYKGNEAVFSERLSSPGIDELSRHGQGVIFAPYGDHWRLLRRILMTELLSARRIGSFQRIREEEAARLVSSVQAKSSSSGGGLVNVGELLDEFMTDSAVRAIFGDRLPDRAAFMKIVKQGVSLASLFDLRDLFPSSRLVRLLPRGSGKAERHRQEMFKLMDNILKTHQERRASTDGDNEHDLVDVLLRIQKEGDIRVSLTDGVIRAVLIDVFGAALDTTSTTLQWAMAELVANPIVMHKVQLETRRVLAGEATIQESMLKDMHYLRATIKETLRLHPPAPFFPRLCLQDYKFHGYDVPRGAIVLTNVWAISRDPKYWDEPEMFMPERFEGNNDVDFRGMDFEFTPFGVGRRICPGIGFAHASIEIALASLLYHFDLDLPKGVEPGKMDMTEVFGVTLSRKANLFLHPIPYVPV from the exons ATGAAGTCCACGGTGCCGTACTACGATTTATGCTTATGCCTCTTCTTGGCTCTCCTCCTCTATGCCGTCCTACGCGCCGTTTTTAGTAGCGGCACCAAGCATCCTCGCCTGAGGCTGCCTCCTGGCCCGTGGCAGCTACCGGTCATCGGCAGCCTGCACCACCTGCTGCGGGGGCTCCCGCACCGCACTATCCGCGACCTCTCCCTCCGCCACGGCCCGCTGATGCTGCTCCGGGTGTGCGAGCGCGTGGCCATCGTCGTCTCCTCCGCCGAGGCCGTGAGGGAGATCTACAAGGGCAACGAGGCCGTCTTCTCGGAGCGGCTAAGCAGCCCGGGCATCGACGAGCTCTCCAGGCATGGCCAAGGGGTCATATTTGCGCCATATGGTGATCACTGGCGCCTGCTTCGCCGGATCCTCATGACAGAGCTGCTCAGCGCACGGCGCATTGGGTCATTTCAACGCATCCGTGAGGAGGAGGCGGCCCGCCTTGTATCCTCCGTTCAGGCGAAGTCATCCTCGTCTGGTGGCGGACTCGTGAACGTGGGCGAGCTGCTCGACGAGTTCATGACAGACTCGGCCGTGCGCGCCATCTTCGGTGACAGGCTACCAGACAGAGCCGCGTTCATGAAGATCGTCAAGCAAGGAGTGAGCCTGGCGTCGCTGTTCGACCTCAGGGACCTCTTCCCTTCGTCGCGGCTCGTGCGGCTTCTGCCACGCGGCAGCGGGAAGGCGGAGCGGCACCGTCAAGAGATGTTCAAGCTCATGGATAACATCCTCAAAACTCACCAGGAGAGGAGGGCATCCACAGATGGAGACAATGAACATGACCTGGTCGACGTGTTGTTGAGGATCCAGAAAGAAGGCGACATCCGAGTTTCCCTTACCGATGGAGTCATAAGGGCAGTGCTGATA GATGTCTTCGGTGCAGCACTCGACACCACATCAACTACTCTGCAATGGGCGATGGCCGAACTGGTGGCAAACCCAATTGTGATGCACAAGGTGCAATTAGAGACACGACGTGTTCTCGCAGGTGAAGCCACAATACAAGAGTCCATGCTAAAGGACATGCACTACCTCAGGGCAACAATCAAGGAGACGTTGCGGCTGCACCCCCCTGCCCCGTTCTTTCCTAGATTGTGCCTGCAAGATTACAAGTTTCATGGATATGACGTGCCACGAGGGGCAATTGTACTCACTAATGTATGGGCGATCTCTAGGGACCCGAAATACTGGGATGAGCCagagatgttcatgccggagagGTTCGAAGGCAACAACGATGTCGATTTTAGAGGTATGGACTTTGAGTTCACTCCGTTCGGGGTTGGGAGGAGGATATGTCCGGGTATAGGATTTGCCCATGCAAGTATTGAGATAGCTCTGGCTAGCCTTCTTTACCATTTTGATTTGGATCTGCCCAAAGGAGTTGAACCAGGAAAAATGGACATGACAGAGGTGTTTGGAGTCACTCTTAGCAGGAAGGCCAACCTATTTCTGCATCCAATTCCTTATGTTCCTGTGTAG